A single genomic interval of Mycolicibacterium sp. MU0053 harbors:
- a CDS encoding nuclear transport factor 2 family protein gives MSDLADIKAVKYRYLRALDTKKWDEFATTLTEDIAGDYGSSLGEKHQFTDRDSLVGFMRNSLPTNVISEHRVTHPEITIDGDEASGIWYLQDRVIVADFDFMLIGAAFYHDRYRRTPDGWKICATGYERTYEATMSLKGLDFKLTPGAALD, from the coding sequence ATGAGCGATCTCGCGGACATCAAGGCAGTCAAGTATCGATACCTACGGGCACTGGACACCAAGAAGTGGGACGAGTTCGCGACCACCTTGACCGAGGACATCGCCGGCGACTACGGCTCGTCGCTGGGTGAGAAGCACCAATTCACCGACCGCGACTCGCTGGTGGGGTTCATGCGGAACTCGCTGCCGACCAACGTGATCAGCGAGCACCGCGTCACGCACCCCGAGATCACCATCGACGGGGACGAGGCGTCCGGGATCTGGTACCTGCAAGACCGCGTGATTGTCGCCGACTTCGATTTCATGTTGATCGGTGCGGCGTTCTACCACGACCGCTACCGCCGTACCCCCGACGGTTGGAAGATCTGCGCCACCGGATACGAGCGGACCTACGAGGCGACGATGTCGCTCAAGGGGCTGGATTTCAAGCTCACGCCTGGTGCGGCGCTGGATTAG
- a CDS encoding YibE/F family protein, which yields MAHSHSHSHQGGPAPVGPIAARIVVGLLIAIGIGVLVGGVLLWPAQQKVDIPLPFQDATGGAVSTEGGQVISSTLGDCGSPSVGQVLTTTPAPGIAGAGRCAQALIAIGSGPNVGANTLLEFSPSPGQPNLAAGEHIRITRQVDPQGATSYAFYDYERTWPLILLAAAFAVVIVAVARWRGLRALIGIVVAFGILVVFLLPALRDGAPAIPVALVASAAILYAVLYLAHGVSLRTSAALLGTLTSLLLAAGLSWAAIELAHLTGLSEDQNNQVTAYLGHISITGLLLAGFIIGSLGVLNDVTVAQAATVFELANVGENPSRRAIFTGAMRVGRDHIASTVYTLVLAYAGSALPLLLLFSVANRSLGDVLTSEAVAIEVARSAVGGIALALSVPLTTAIAAVLATNSPSAPPARRLS from the coding sequence GTGGCGCATTCCCATTCCCACTCCCACCAGGGCGGGCCCGCACCGGTAGGCCCGATCGCAGCCAGGATTGTCGTCGGCCTGCTCATCGCGATCGGCATCGGTGTGCTCGTCGGCGGTGTGCTGCTGTGGCCCGCTCAGCAGAAGGTCGACATACCGCTGCCGTTTCAAGACGCCACCGGCGGCGCGGTGAGCACCGAAGGTGGGCAGGTGATCTCGAGCACGCTCGGCGATTGTGGCAGCCCCTCGGTGGGCCAGGTGCTGACCACAACCCCGGCTCCCGGCATCGCGGGCGCCGGGCGCTGCGCCCAGGCACTGATCGCCATCGGATCCGGACCCAACGTCGGCGCCAACACCCTGCTGGAGTTCAGTCCATCCCCTGGCCAGCCGAATCTTGCTGCCGGCGAACACATCCGGATCACCCGGCAGGTCGATCCGCAGGGCGCCACCAGCTACGCGTTCTACGACTACGAACGGACCTGGCCGCTGATCCTGCTGGCGGCCGCGTTCGCCGTGGTGATCGTCGCGGTCGCGCGGTGGCGGGGACTGCGGGCCCTGATCGGCATCGTGGTCGCCTTCGGCATTCTGGTGGTGTTCCTACTGCCCGCCCTGCGGGACGGCGCACCGGCGATTCCGGTGGCGCTGGTGGCCTCGGCCGCCATCCTCTACGCGGTGCTCTATCTGGCGCACGGGGTGAGCCTGCGCACCAGCGCCGCGCTGCTGGGCACCCTGACGTCGTTGCTGCTGGCCGCGGGGTTATCCTGGGCGGCAATCGAACTCGCGCACCTCACCGGGCTGTCAGAGGACCAGAACAACCAGGTGACCGCCTACCTGGGGCACATTTCCATCACCGGCCTGCTGCTGGCCGGGTTCATCATCGGGTCCCTCGGTGTGCTCAACGACGTGACCGTGGCCCAGGCGGCGACGGTCTTCGAGCTGGCCAACGTCGGCGAGAACCCCTCCCGCCGAGCGATTTTCACCGGCGCGATGCGAGTGGGGCGCGACCACATCGCCAGCACCGTCTACACGCTGGTGCTGGCCTATGCCGGCAGCGCACTGCCGCTGCTGCTGTTGTTCAGTGTGGCCAATCGCTCGCTGGGCGATGTCCTGACCAGTGAGGCCGTTGCCATCGAGGTGGCCCGCTCCGCGGTCGGTGGTATCGCGCTGGCCCTGTCGGTGCCGCTGACCACGGCGATCGCCGCGGTGCTGGCGACCAACTCGCCGAGCGCTCCCCCGGCCCGACGCCTCAGCTGA
- a CDS encoding nuclear transport factor 2 family protein, giving the protein MTTSEFATVLAWHDALDTKDIDTLLQLSADDIDVGDAHGATQGLTALREWAQAFPTAVSVGRTYVHDGVVVVEQRFGDGGTCASAFRVVHDKVTSVFRHDDLPSALAATDLTEDDLVS; this is encoded by the coding sequence ATGACCACTTCGGAGTTCGCCACCGTGCTCGCTTGGCATGACGCGTTGGACACCAAGGACATCGACACGCTGCTGCAACTGTCCGCCGACGACATCGACGTCGGCGACGCGCACGGCGCGACCCAGGGCCTGACCGCCCTGCGGGAGTGGGCACAGGCCTTTCCCACCGCGGTGAGCGTGGGCAGGACCTACGTGCACGACGGCGTGGTGGTCGTCGAGCAGCGGTTCGGCGACGGCGGCACCTGCGCCTCGGCATTTCGCGTGGTCCACGACAAGGTCACCTCGGTGTTCCGGCACGACGATCTGCCCAGCGCCCTGGCCGCCACCGACCTCACCGAGGACGATCTCGTCAGCTGA
- the dcd gene encoding dCTP deaminase, whose protein sequence is MLLSDRDIRAELAAGRLAIEPYDESLVQPSSVDVRLDGLFRVFNNTRYTHIDPAQRQDDLTSLVEPIDGEPFVLHPGEFVLGSTLEICTLPDDLAGRLEGKSSLGRLGLLTHSTAGFIDPGFSGHITLELSNVANLPITLWPGMKIGQLCLLRLTSPAEHPYGSAKAGSKYQGQRGPTPSRSYENFRKLT, encoded by the coding sequence GTGTTGCTCTCAGATCGTGACATCAGGGCCGAACTGGCCGCCGGGCGTTTAGCCATCGAGCCGTACGACGAGTCCCTGGTCCAGCCCTCCAGCGTCGACGTCCGCCTCGACGGCTTGTTCCGGGTGTTCAACAACACCCGCTACACCCACATCGATCCGGCGCAGCGCCAGGACGACCTCACCAGCCTGGTGGAACCCATCGACGGCGAGCCGTTCGTGCTGCATCCGGGGGAATTCGTGCTGGGCTCCACCCTGGAGATCTGCACCCTGCCCGACGACCTCGCGGGCCGGCTGGAGGGCAAGTCGTCGTTGGGACGGCTTGGCCTGCTGACGCACTCCACGGCCGGCTTCATTGATCCGGGGTTCTCCGGTCACATCACGCTGGAGTTGTCGAACGTCGCCAACCTGCCGATCACGCTGTGGCCGGGCATGAAGATCGGTCAGCTGTGCCTGTTGCGGCTCACCAGCCCGGCCGAGCACCCGTACGGCAGCGCGAAGGCCGGGTCGAAGTACCAGGGTCAGCGGGGCCCCACCCCGTCGCGGTCCTACGAGAACTTCCGCAAGCTCACCTAA
- a CDS encoding maleylpyruvate isomerase family mycothiol-dependent enzyme, with amino-acid sequence MDHAAKLPEEVTAFADLVLGADPQTPVPTCPDWTLNHLFRHVGRGIRWAAQNVTDGLDGPADPKAVRDGKPPTEPAAARQWLLDGPQILLEAVARTGPDTPVWTFGGPRPAAWWIRRWVHEVAVHRADAAIAVGVDFTIPPAQAADALSEWFDLLTPRLPELGDKSVHLHATDDGLGAAGEWTLRDGSWRHEHAKGDVALRGPVADLLLLTTRRRAVEETEVQVFGADEALHTWLAAMSL; translated from the coding sequence GTGGACCACGCAGCGAAACTCCCCGAGGAAGTCACCGCATTCGCCGACCTGGTGCTCGGCGCCGACCCGCAGACCCCGGTTCCCACCTGTCCGGACTGGACCCTGAACCACCTGTTTCGGCACGTCGGCCGCGGAATCCGGTGGGCCGCGCAGAACGTCACCGATGGGCTGGACGGCCCGGCGGACCCCAAGGCGGTGCGCGACGGCAAGCCGCCCACCGAACCGGCGGCCGCCCGGCAGTGGCTGCTCGACGGGCCGCAGATTCTGCTCGAGGCGGTGGCCCGGACCGGACCGGACACCCCGGTGTGGACCTTCGGTGGCCCCAGGCCCGCCGCGTGGTGGATTCGGCGCTGGGTGCACGAGGTGGCGGTGCACCGCGCCGACGCCGCGATTGCCGTCGGCGTCGACTTCACCATCCCGCCCGCGCAGGCCGCGGACGCGCTCAGCGAATGGTTCGACCTGCTGACTCCCCGGCTTCCCGAGCTGGGGGACAAATCCGTGCACCTGCACGCCACCGACGACGGGTTGGGCGCGGCCGGTGAGTGGACCCTGCGCGACGGTAGCTGGCGACACGAGCACGCCAAGGGCGATGTGGCCCTACGTGGGCCGGTGGCCGACTTGCTGCTGCTCACCACCAGGCGGCGCGCGGTCGAGGAGACCGAGGTCCAGGTGTTCGGCGCCGATGAGGCGCTGCACACCTGGTTGGCCGCAATGTCGCTGTGA
- a CDS encoding UDP-glucose dehydrogenase family protein: protein MRCTVFGTGYLGATHAAGMAELGHEVIGVDIDPGKVEKLASGEIPFYEPGLRKLLRDNLAAGRLRFTTDYDLAAEFADVHFLGVGTPQKKGELGADLCHVHAVIDTLVPRLSRHAVIVGKSTVPVGTSAALVERTRALAPAGVDVEIAWNPEFLREGFAVQDTLRPDRIVLGVQRDSARAEQAVRDLYAPLLADEVPFLLTDLQTAELVKVSANAFLATKISFINAISEVCEAADADVTVLADALGYDPRIGRRFLNAGLGFGGGCLPKDIRAFMARAGELGANHALTFLREVDSINMRRRTRMVELATRACGGSLLGANIAVLGAAFKPESDDVRDSPALNVAGMLQLNGATVNVYDPKALENSRKVFPTLNYSTSVFEACERADAVLVLTEWKEFVDLDPRDLGDVVRDRVVVDGRNCLDIARWQAADWQVHCLGRVVR, encoded by the coding sequence ATGCGATGCACGGTGTTCGGAACGGGTTATCTGGGTGCGACCCACGCGGCCGGGATGGCCGAGCTGGGACACGAGGTCATCGGCGTCGACATCGACCCCGGCAAGGTCGAGAAGCTGGCCTCCGGTGAGATCCCCTTCTATGAGCCCGGGCTGCGCAAGCTGCTGCGAGATAACCTGGCCGCCGGCCGGCTGCGCTTCACCACCGATTACGACCTGGCCGCCGAATTCGCCGACGTGCACTTTCTCGGCGTCGGGACGCCGCAGAAGAAGGGGGAACTCGGTGCCGACCTGTGCCACGTGCACGCCGTCATCGACACCCTGGTGCCGCGACTGAGCAGGCACGCGGTGATCGTGGGCAAGTCCACGGTGCCGGTGGGAACCTCCGCGGCGTTGGTGGAGCGGACCCGCGCGCTGGCACCGGCCGGCGTCGACGTCGAGATCGCCTGGAACCCCGAGTTCCTGCGCGAGGGATTCGCGGTGCAGGACACCCTGCGCCCGGACCGGATTGTCCTTGGCGTGCAGCGTGATTCGGCGCGCGCGGAACAAGCTGTCCGAGACCTCTACGCGCCGCTGTTGGCCGACGAGGTGCCGTTCCTGTTGACCGACCTGCAGACCGCCGAACTCGTCAAGGTTTCGGCCAATGCTTTTCTGGCGACCAAGATCTCGTTCATCAACGCGATATCCGAGGTGTGCGAGGCCGCCGACGCAGACGTGACTGTGCTGGCCGATGCGCTGGGCTATGACCCGCGCATCGGCCGGCGATTTCTCAACGCCGGGCTGGGGTTTGGCGGCGGCTGCCTGCCGAAGGACATCCGGGCGTTCATGGCCAGAGCGGGGGAGTTGGGCGCCAACCACGCGCTGACCTTCCTGCGCGAGGTGGACAGCATCAACATGCGGCGGCGCACTCGGATGGTGGAGTTGGCGACCCGGGCGTGCGGTGGTTCCCTGCTGGGTGCCAACATCGCGGTGCTGGGCGCGGCGTTCAAACCCGAATCCGACGACGTGCGCGATTCGCCGGCCCTGAATGTCGCCGGCATGCTGCAACTCAACGGCGCGACCGTCAACGTCTACGACCCGAAGGCGCTGGAGAACTCCCGAAAGGTGTTTCCCACCCTCAACTATTCGACGTCGGTCTTCGAAGCGTGCGAGCGCGCGGACGCGGTGCTGGTGTTGACCGAATGGAAGGAATTCGTCGACCTCGATCCACGGGACCTGGGCGACGTGGTGCGGGACCGGGTGGTGGTCGACGGCCGCAACTGCCTCGACATCGCGCGCTGGCAGGCCGCCGATTGGCAGGTGCACTGCCTCGGTCGGGTCGTACGCTGA
- a CDS encoding DsbA family protein, producing the protein MSPRTDEVDFHFDPMCPFAYQTSVWIRAVRDQTGLTVNWRFFSLEEVNRVEGKKHPWERDWSYGWSLMRIGAQLRRRDPALLDQWYLAIGRELHVSGGKPHDPAVARALLAQIGADDAVFDAALADPSTHDDVRADHQRVLDAGGYGVPTLFFGDQCLFGPVLVDPPTGAAALRLWDVVTGMAQLPHVYELQRPKTAADAELIGRSLRPYLDGRDWVSINRGEVVDVEKLVGGSTEG; encoded by the coding sequence GTGAGTCCCCGAACCGACGAGGTCGATTTCCATTTCGATCCCATGTGCCCATTCGCCTATCAGACCTCGGTGTGGATCCGAGCCGTCCGGGACCAAACCGGGCTGACCGTGAACTGGCGCTTCTTCAGCCTCGAAGAGGTCAACCGCGTCGAGGGCAAAAAGCATCCCTGGGAACGCGACTGGTCCTATGGCTGGTCGCTGATGCGGATCGGCGCGCAACTGCGACGCCGCGACCCGGCGCTGCTCGATCAGTGGTACCTCGCCATCGGTCGCGAACTGCATGTGTCCGGCGGTAAGCCGCACGATCCGGCCGTGGCCCGTGCGCTGCTGGCCCAGATCGGCGCCGATGACGCGGTCTTCGACGCCGCGTTGGCCGACCCGTCGACCCATGATGACGTCCGGGCCGACCATCAGCGCGTGCTCGACGCGGGCGGCTACGGGGTGCCGACGCTGTTCTTCGGCGATCAATGCCTGTTCGGCCCGGTTCTGGTCGATCCACCGACCGGTGCGGCGGCGCTGCGGTTGTGGGACGTCGTGACCGGGATGGCGCAGCTGCCGCATGTGTACGAGTTGCAGCGCCCCAAGACCGCGGCCGATGCCGAGCTGATCGGGCGCAGCCTGCGGCCCTACCTCGACGGCCGGGATTGGGTGAGTATCAACCGCGGTGAGGTGGTGGATGTCGAGAAGCTCGTCGGCGGGAGCACCGAGGGTTAG
- a CDS encoding TetR/AcrR family transcriptional regulator, with translation MTSAARTSPTRRTTAPRKRGDETRAKIIDETARCVVEEGFTAATAKHVAERAGVTWGVIQYHFGDRNGLLMAVVDDGVAKLIESLSTADVSGLPLAERIETVVDIAWQCYRSPTSMAAFEILQATRGRLGDSSRRHLLEMNDAISALGRLISENPADHLVSEVIWSALRGMVLADMIVGRPVDWQRERATLVDMVTQYLGQKHLGDDADSGHLD, from the coding sequence ATGACATCTGCAGCCCGCACCTCGCCGACCCGGCGGACCACCGCGCCCCGCAAGCGCGGCGATGAAACCCGGGCCAAGATCATCGACGAGACCGCGCGCTGCGTGGTCGAGGAGGGATTCACCGCAGCCACCGCCAAACACGTCGCCGAACGCGCCGGCGTGACCTGGGGCGTCATCCAGTATCACTTCGGTGATCGCAATGGACTGCTCATGGCCGTGGTCGACGACGGCGTCGCCAAGCTGATCGAAAGCCTGTCGACCGCCGACGTCAGCGGGTTGCCGTTGGCCGAGCGCATCGAAACCGTCGTCGACATCGCGTGGCAGTGCTACCGCAGCCCCACCTCCATGGCCGCGTTCGAGATCCTGCAGGCCACCCGCGGGCGCCTCGGCGACTCGTCGCGTCGGCACCTGCTGGAGATGAACGACGCAATCAGCGCATTGGGTCGGCTGATCTCCGAGAATCCCGCCGATCATCTGGTCTCAGAAGTCATCTGGTCTGCGCTGCGCGGCATGGTACTCGCCGACATGATCGTGGGGCGGCCCGTCGATTGGCAGCGTGAACGCGCCACGCTGGTCGACATGGTCACGCAGTACCTTGGGCAGAAGCACCTCGGCGATGACGCCGACAGCGGACATCTCGATTAA
- a CDS encoding Hsp70 family protein: MTDPSGLSIGTTNLVVARVGAPPATRRAVLTLYPHRAPEVGLPSENPNLNEPGQVIRGFVERVGDPVPLVAPDGSSHDADRLLIEAMAGMIGAPTSDLVIAVPAHWPSGTVRAFGAALRTHPVLSPNGVAPRLIPDATTALTALQTNPGLAGNGIVALLDFGASGTSITLADAEGGFQPIGETLRYPEFSGDQIDQALLTTVLAGISSSGQADPSATAAVGSLVRLREECRRAKERLSAETVTTLAVELPGSQSEIRLTRAELESVIAEPVRGVLAALEEQLDRHRLVWSHISAVATVGGGASIPYVTQQLSELSRAAVVTTPRPDLDAAIGAALTAARPDAEAPTGIGTAIGDAATAGLLGAGLGAAAPDPSQSSTFRALAWSQDDDVSAEPVPYTGPNPYAIEESGARPQIEYTPSTGEIDAGPRPWYRVPQFAIGGAALIALVAFGGVAYTLTTQSSSTEPSPSPSITIPVISDTVEPPPPQPPEPPPPPPVVTITQEPPPPAPVAPPPPPPPPPPTPVTTTTTTPPPTTTTTTTTTTTTTTTTTTTTPPTTTTTTTVPTTTTTTPPPMTTTHLNIPGLPPIPIPVPGQPQQ, encoded by the coding sequence GTGACTGACCCCTCAGGGTTGTCAATTGGGACGACCAACCTGGTCGTGGCGCGGGTGGGAGCCCCACCGGCCACGCGCCGCGCCGTACTGACGCTGTACCCCCACCGCGCGCCGGAAGTGGGTCTGCCGTCGGAGAATCCGAATCTGAACGAGCCGGGTCAGGTAATTCGCGGATTCGTCGAACGTGTCGGCGACCCGGTCCCGCTGGTGGCCCCGGACGGCTCCAGTCACGACGCCGACCGGTTGCTGATCGAGGCCATGGCAGGCATGATCGGCGCCCCGACCAGCGATCTCGTCATCGCGGTCCCGGCGCACTGGCCCTCCGGCACCGTGCGGGCATTCGGTGCCGCCCTGCGCACCCACCCCGTGCTGTCGCCGAACGGTGTCGCGCCCCGGCTGATACCCGATGCCACCACCGCGTTGACGGCGCTGCAAACCAATCCCGGCCTGGCCGGCAACGGCATCGTCGCATTGCTGGACTTCGGCGCCAGCGGCACCAGCATCACGCTGGCCGACGCCGAGGGCGGATTCCAACCCATCGGCGAAACCCTGCGTTACCCCGAATTCTCCGGCGACCAGATCGATCAGGCTTTGCTGACGACGGTGCTGGCCGGGATCTCCAGCAGCGGTCAGGCCGACCCGTCGGCCACCGCCGCGGTCGGATCGCTGGTGCGGTTGCGCGAGGAGTGCCGGCGAGCCAAGGAGCGGCTCTCGGCCGAGACCGTGACCACGCTGGCCGTCGAACTGCCCGGGTCACAATCGGAGATCAGGCTCACCCGCGCCGAGCTGGAAAGCGTCATCGCCGAGCCGGTTCGCGGCGTGCTGGCCGCGCTCGAAGAACAGCTGGACCGGCATCGGCTGGTGTGGTCCCACATCTCCGCCGTCGCGACCGTCGGTGGCGGAGCCAGCATTCCCTATGTCACCCAACAACTTTCGGAACTGAGCCGGGCCGCGGTGGTCACCACGCCGCGTCCGGACCTGGACGCGGCCATCGGTGCGGCACTGACGGCCGCGCGCCCCGACGCCGAGGCCCCCACCGGAATCGGCACCGCGATCGGCGATGCCGCCACGGCCGGCCTGCTGGGCGCCGGACTCGGCGCGGCCGCGCCCGACCCGTCGCAGTCCTCGACATTCCGGGCGTTGGCCTGGTCGCAGGACGACGACGTCAGCGCCGAACCGGTGCCCTATACCGGGCCCAACCCGTACGCGATCGAGGAGAGCGGGGCCCGGCCGCAGATCGAGTACACCCCGTCGACCGGAGAGATCGACGCCGGCCCGCGGCCCTGGTACCGGGTGCCGCAATTCGCGATCGGTGGCGCGGCGCTGATCGCACTGGTGGCGTTCGGCGGCGTCGCCTACACGCTGACGACCCAGTCGAGCAGCACCGAACCCAGCCCGAGTCCCAGCATCACCATCCCGGTGATCTCCGACACCGTGGAACCACCACCGCCGCAACCGCCGGAGCCCCCGCCACCCCCGCCCGTCGTCACCATCACCCAGGAGCCACCGCCCCCCGCGCCGGTGGCGCCGCCGCCGCCGCCGCCGCCCCCGCCGCCCACGCCGGTCACCACGACCACCACGACCCCACCGCCGACGACGACCACCACCACGACCACGACCACAACCACCACCACGACGACGACGACCACGACGCCGCCGACGACAACCACCACGACCACGGTGCCGACGACGACCACCACGACGCCGCCCCCGATGACGACGACGCACCTGAACATCCCGGGGTTGCCGCCGATCCCGATTCCGGTCCCGGGGCAGCCGCAGCAGTAG
- a CDS encoding pyridoxal phosphate-dependent aminotransferase, whose product MSTSQLPWHTTGHEHRQRIFTQSTKLQDVLYEIRGPIHDHAARLENEGHRILKLNIGNPATFGFEAPDVIMRDIIQALPTAQGYSDSKGILSARRAVVTRYELVDGFPRFDVEDVFLGNGVSELITMTLQALLDNGDQVLIPAPDYPLWTASTALAGGTPVHYLCDETQGWQPSIEDLESKITDRTKALVVINPNNPTGAVYSREILTQMADLARKHQLLLLADEIYDKILYDDAKHISMASVAPDVLTLTFNGLSKAYRVAGYRSGWLTITGPKEHASSFIEGISLLANMRLCPNVPAQHAIQVALGGHQSIDDLVLPGGRLLEQRDAAWNALNEIPGVSCVKPAGALYAFPRLDPEVYDIQDDEQLVLDLLLQEKILITQGTGFNWPAPDHLRIVTLPWARDLTNAIERLGNFLTSYRQ is encoded by the coding sequence ATGAGTACTTCGCAGTTGCCGTGGCACACCACCGGCCACGAGCACCGGCAACGCATCTTTACGCAGTCGACCAAATTGCAGGACGTCCTGTACGAGATCCGCGGGCCGATCCACGATCACGCCGCCCGGCTCGAGAACGAGGGCCATCGGATCCTCAAGCTCAACATCGGAAACCCGGCCACCTTCGGCTTCGAGGCCCCGGATGTCATCATGCGCGACATCATCCAGGCGCTGCCTACGGCCCAGGGTTATTCGGACTCCAAGGGCATCCTGAGCGCGCGCCGAGCGGTGGTCACCCGTTATGAACTGGTCGACGGCTTTCCCCGGTTCGACGTCGAGGACGTCTTCTTGGGCAACGGTGTCTCCGAGCTCATCACGATGACGCTGCAGGCCCTGCTGGACAACGGGGACCAGGTATTGATCCCCGCGCCGGACTACCCGCTGTGGACGGCCTCGACCGCGCTGGCCGGCGGCACCCCGGTGCACTACTTGTGCGACGAGACCCAGGGCTGGCAGCCCAGCATCGAAGACCTGGAGTCCAAGATCACCGATCGCACCAAGGCGCTGGTGGTGATCAACCCCAACAACCCGACCGGCGCGGTGTACAGCCGCGAAATCCTCACCCAGATGGCCGATCTGGCGCGCAAGCATCAACTGCTGCTGCTGGCCGACGAGATCTACGACAAGATCCTCTACGACGACGCCAAGCACATCAGCATGGCCTCGGTCGCCCCCGACGTGTTGACGCTGACGTTCAACGGCCTGTCCAAGGCCTACCGGGTGGCCGGCTATCGATCCGGCTGGCTCACCATCACCGGCCCCAAGGAACACGCCAGCAGCTTCATCGAGGGCATCAGCCTGCTGGCCAACATGCGGCTGTGCCCCAACGTGCCTGCCCAGCACGCGATTCAGGTGGCCCTCGGCGGTCATCAGAGCATCGACGATCTGGTGCTGCCCGGTGGCCGGTTGTTGGAGCAACGCGATGCGGCCTGGAATGCGCTCAACGAGATCCCCGGGGTGTCCTGCGTGAAGCCCGCGGGCGCGCTCTACGCGTTCCCGCGACTGGACCCCGAGGTCTACGACATCCAGGACGACGAGCAGTTGGTGCTCGACCTGTTGCTGCAGGAAAAGATCCTGATCACCCAGGGCACCGGGTTCAACTGGCCCGCACCGGATCACCTGCGGATCGTGACGCTGCCCTGGGCGCGCGATCTGACCAACGCCATCGAACGGCTGGGCAATTTCCTGACCAGCTACCGTCAGTAG